A stretch of the Aspergillus puulaauensis MK2 DNA, chromosome 6, nearly complete sequence genome encodes the following:
- a CDS encoding putative YT521-B-like splicing factor (COG:A;~EggNog:ENOG410QE4I;~InterPro:IPR000504,IPR007275,IPR035979,IPR012677;~PFAM:PF04146,PF00076;~go_function: GO:0003676 - nucleic acid binding [Evidence IEA];~go_function: GO:0003723 - RNA binding [Evidence IEA]) codes for MDGGTPPTRQKEAREAKGKGRAPSEPSRLDGPPGPHGQTRTASYRRTENVQHYPESHTYITPVGNYGHPPAVMSMGNMASALPSYTSGQIQFDQRSMQQQQQQQQFVPVAPNPGLVYGMPQPQSFPTPTTNPNMMFGAPYPQMYMPYVQQQQRHPGTHLSDASGFSPIPPPTPRPGSTQGSMDAYGQGYFNPNVYKPTQDHYPRPATTSTASPQPQSQSYMSTPKPNEDREKEDQRRITIVDGSTHMRSSAAQGSSADSTSRPPKSNTPKGLPRKPKQSGNALWVGNLAPGTNIVELKDYFSQDATSDLESVFLISRSNCAFVNYKTEEACLGALSRFHDTRLRGARLVCRVRRGLMSPGPHSELTGLSDQPSIKEAEDMAKSNIIEDEGREGSYSTRVCNRYFILKSLTVEDLEISWQSGIWATQTHNEESLNRAFEMSDNVYLIFSANKSGEYYGYARMMSAIKDDESLSLEMPQRPDPHSSNEPDSPDVTPTPASTSAPNGRIINDIGRGTIFWEADTSEDEEGHPRPHKSTLQVPVEQHRTAELQLIGTPFRIRWLSTERVPFHRTRGLRNPWNANREVKIARDGTELEFSVGEKLVLLFHPEASRWPQP; via the exons ATGGACGGCGGTACTCCTCCAACCAGGCAAAAAGAAGCTCGAGAGGCAAAGGGGAAAGGCAGAGCACCGTCGGAACCATCGAGGTTGGATGGCCCTCCCGGGCCTCATGGGCAGACGC GGACAGCATCCTACCGTCGAACTGAAAATGTCCAGCACTATCCAGAATCACACACTTACATTACCCCAGTCGGCAACTATGGACATCCACCGGCCGTTATGAGCATGGGGAATATGGCTTCTGCATTACCGAGCTATACGTCCGGTCAAATTCAATTCGATCAGCGAagtatgcagcagcagcagcagcagcagcaattcGTTCCCGTCGCTCCGAACCCCGGCCTTGTGTACGGCATGCCGCAACCCCAATCGTTTCCTACACCCACAACCAACCCAAACATGATGTTCGGTGCTCCTTACCCTCAGATGTACATGCCCTACgttcaacagcaacagcggcATCCAGGGACTCACCTTTCAGACGCCTCTGGATTTTCGCCCATTCCACCTCCTACCCCTCGCCCTGGTTCTACCCAGGGCTCAATGGATGCATATGGGCAAGGTTATTTTAATCCGAATGTGTACAAACCAACACAGGACCATTATCCGAGGCCTGCGACGACGTCAACTGCTTCTCCGCAACCGCAGAGTCAATCATACATGAGCACGCCTAAACCGAATGAGGACCGGGAGAAAGAGGACCAGAGACGAATCACAATAGTTGATGGATCAACGCATATGAGATCATCTGCCGCACAGGGCTCATCGGCTG attctaCCTCACGTCCACCAAAATCAAACACGCCAAAAGGACTGCCGAGAAAACCGAAACAATCAGGCAATGCTCTGTGGGTTGGGAATCTCGCGCCAGGAACCAATATCGTCGAACTCAAGGATTACTTCTCGCAGGATGCCACAAGTGACTTGGAGagcgtcttcctcatctcaaGAAGCAACTGTGCATTTGTGAATTATAAAACCGAAGAAGCTTGCCTGGGGGCTTTATCGAGGTTCCACGACACCAGGCTACGAGGGGCGCGGCTCGTTTGTCGGGTGCGCCGGGGGTTGATGTCCCCGGGGCCGCACAGCGAGCTCACGGGCTTATCAGACCAGCCTTCGATAAAAGAGGCGGAGGATATGGCAAAGTCGAACATCATAGAAGatgaagggcgagaagggtCATACTCTACGCGGGTGTGTAACCGATATTTCATCTTGAAAAGCTTGACGGTTGAGGATCTCGAAATCAGTTGGCAGAGTGGCATCTGGGCCACCCAGACCCACAACGAGGAAAGCTTGAACCGAGCCTTCGAG ATGTCAGACAACgtatatcttatattctCCGCAAACAAGTCGGGCGAATACTACGGATACGCTCGGATGATGTCAGCAATCAAGGACGATGAAAGCCTCTCCCTGGAGATGCCGCAACGCCCGGACCCCCATTCCTCCAACGAACCCGACAGCCCAGACGTCACACCAACCCCTGCATCAACTTCAGCCCCAAACGGGCGCATCATAAACGACATTGGGCGAGGCACAATATTCTGGGAGGCGGATACGtcggaggacgaagagggccATCCCCGGCCACATAAGAGCACTCTTCAAGTACCCGTAGAGCAGCACCGCACAGCCGAGCTCCAACTAATCGGAACGCCGTTTCGAATTCGGTGGCTCTCCACCGAAAGGGTCCCCTTCCATAGAACGCGGGGTTTACGCAATCCCTGGAATGCAAATCGCGAGGTAAAGATAGCTCGCGACGGCACCGAGCTGGAATTCTCTGTTGGAGAAAAGCTGGTGCTTTTATTCCATCCCGAAGCGTCGAGATGGCCTCAACCATAA
- a CDS encoding uncharacterized protein (COG:S;~EggNog:ENOG410PPBN) translates to MSNHSSTPPISVPPSSSRQRRASIASGLSFPEYKSGSQSLGGPQAGSMASAMANAQTNQRRRLSITTLGLSGSPTQPLQYGNRNLRQGSISSSVGSSPGNNEEAVAEDVENSPPGGMPRSPFARRLSFGAQALRDARAGSIGTGRYHLSPPISPAAGKSRTASSAGLSNHSISNSIPGKSSASTYKGLPQNDISNKSRRPIGEGFNWSEALRARAERGPISPNSAQSQQGQQAPHRRAASIASMDQPAREMPKQPKQNNKPDFFQEKILRGDFMD, encoded by the coding sequence ATGTCGAACCACAGCTCAACTCCTCCGATCTCAGTTCCCCCATCGTCCTCGCGCCAGCGTCGAGCATCCATTGCATCAGGACTCTCTTTCCCGGAATATAAATCGGGCAGCCAGAGCCTAGGTGGCCCCCAGGCTGGTTCTATGGCCAGTGCCATGGCCAATGCTCAAACAAACCAGAGACGCCGACTGTCCATTACTACCTTAGGTCTGTCCGGGTCGCCAACTCAGCCTCTGCAGTATGGAAATCGAAACTTGCGACAGGGAagcatctccagctctgtgGGATCTAGCCCAGGGAACAACGAAGAAGCCGTGGcagaggatgttgagaacTCCCCTCCCGGCGGCATGCCGAGATCTCCGTTTGCCCGCCGTCTCTCGTTCGGTGCTCAGGCATTACGAGATGCCCGCGCTGGAAGTATTGGCACCGGTAGATACCACCTCTCTCCCCCTATATCACCCGCGGCTGGAAAGAGCCGGACAGCATCGTCTGCCGGCCTCTCCAACCATTCAATCAGCAATAGCATTCCAGGAAAATCATCTGCAAGTACATATAAAGGTCTTCCCCAGAACGATATATCTAACAAGTCTCGGCGACCAATAGGCGAGGGCTTCAACTGGTCTGAAGCTCTTCGAGCAAGGGCTGAACGCGGGCCCATATCTCCAAATTCGGCTCAatcccagcagggccagcaggcTCCGCATAGACGGGCTGCGTCCATCGCGTCCATGGACCAGCCAGCGCGGGAAATGCCAAAACAACCCAAGCAAAACAATAAACCGGATTTTTTCCAGGAGAAGATCCTCAGGGGTGACTTTATGGATTAA